A single window of Aspergillus oryzae RIB40 DNA, chromosome 8 DNA harbors:
- a CDS encoding uncharacterized protein (sterol reductase/lamin B receptor): protein MGTEKARNSAGALKASLNGGNAKHQQLRPSWLTEIISFILCTTSPFAVIYYWIAYRYFDTSIVTAAKAVYSEGPFQFFATRLPHSSADAILGYAGWLTLQAILYIYLPGSEALGPVTPAGRRLKYKLNGLAAWGATVVLWAVGSVSGIIDPACIAKNWEGLVWTINVFSVVAVGGELHPRIGKTWDWRQFFVPPHSPYHAQMLCISSFLNQHCSDLSFAAYQYQSHGYLTNTMVAVVTLRVFVVVDFFINELWFFHTLDGMYESFGFYNIYGFSAMMPVLWSLQTQYLAKRPEELSTIALTSVILLFLAGWLIRFSADYQKMKFRQTGGECRIWGNKANKIRASYQTADGKLCHSLLLCSGWWGLARHANYTGSAMYTLALCAACGRGGIFPYTEAIIVGGIVIHRCYRDEGKCAAKYGKDWDEYCRQVQWRMIPGIY, encoded by the exons ATGGGAACTGAGAAAGCAAGAAACTCTGCTGGCGCACTAAAAGCCTCTCTCAATGGTGGAAATGCTAAGCATCAGCAGTTGAGACCGTCTTGGCTTACTGAGATAATCAGTTTCATCTTGTGTACAACTAGTCCATTTGCTGTGATATACTACTGGATAGCTTATCGTTACTTTGACACCTCGATAGTTACCGCAGCCAAAGCCGTTTATTCAGAAGGCCCTTTTCAGTTCTTTGCCACTCGCCTTCCTCACTCAAGCGCGGATGCCATCTTGGGTTATGCCGGCTGGCTTACTCTCCAGGCAATTCTGTATATCTACTTGCCTGGGAGCGAAGCTCTTGGTCCCGTCACACCGGCCGGCAGGAGGTTGAAGTATAAATTGAACGGCCTAGCAGCCTGGGGCGCAACCGTCGTTTTATGGGCCGTCGGCTCTGTCTCGGGAATTATTGATCCCGCATGCATTGCTAAGAACTGGGAAGGCCTAGTCTGGACTATCAACGTCTTTTCCGTGGTTGCCGTC GGTGGTGAGCTTCATCCTCGCATCGGAAAAACGTGGGATTGGAGGCAGTTTTTTGTACCC CCCCATTCCCCATATCATGCACAAATGTTATGCATATCCTCGTTTCTAAACCAACACTGTAGTGATCTATCTTTCGCCGCCTATCAGTATCAGTCTCACGGATACTTGACGAATACCATGGTGGCGGTAGTCACTTTACGCGTGTTCGTTGTGGTGGATTTTTTCATCAATGAGTTATG GTTTTTCCACACTCTGGACGGTATGTACGAGTCCTTCGGCTTCTATAACATCTACGGGTTCTCGGCTATGATGCCCGTGCTTTGGTCGTTACAAACACAGTACCTGGCCAAACGTCCCGAGGAACTCTCTACGATAGCACTCACGAGTGTCATATTACTCTTTCTTGCTGGCTGGTTGATCCGCTTCTCTGCGGACTATCAGAAAATGAAGTTCCGTCAAACAGGCGGAGAATGTCGAATTTGGGGCAACAAAGCCAACAAGATTAGAGCGTCGTACCAAACTGCAGATGGGAAACTATGTCACTCCTTGCTCCTATGCTCTG GATGGTGGGGGCTGGCTCGCCATGCAAACTATACAGGCAGCGCGATGTACACTCTGGCTCTCTGTGCTGCTTGTGGCCGTGGCGGAATCTTCCCTTACACTGAGGCGATTATAGTTGGAGGGATAGTGATTCATCGATGTTATCGCGACGAAGGAAAGTGTGCAGCGAAATATGGAAAAGACTGGGATGAGTACTGCCGTCAGGTGCAGTGGAGGATGATCCCTGGTATTTACTAA